In the genome of Eriocheir sinensis breed Jianghai 21 unplaced genomic scaffold, ASM2467909v1 Scaffold388, whole genome shotgun sequence, the window GCTCTGCCTGAAGGGTAGAGCAGTGGTCGCCGGTCCGCCAACCGTGTGTCTCCTCGCCGCTCACGAAGGCCGCCgctgttctgcctctctctcggTCGACGGATCCATCCGTGTAGTATACACTTGCCCCATCCGAAGATGTGCGGGCAAGGGTTCCTCTTGCGTGGGCGAGTAAGGTCTCGCGTGAGCCCTGCTGCTTGCTGAAAGGCAGGGGTTCCATGTGGAAGCGAGCCACATCCGCAGCCCATGGCGGCGGGTCGACGTAGCCCTCTGCCTTCTCGTCCGGTCCTCTTCCTGCCAGGTCCACGTCCGGGAGTGAGAGTCGGGTCGCTCTCGCTAACCCTCGTGCCCACGTCCTGCCGGTGAAAAGCCTGGCATCCTGTGCTAGAGAGGTTAGTAACCTTCGTCTCGCAGGGGTGTCGGACAGTCTGACGACTGTTTTGGCTGCCCACGCGGCTGCCACCTGTTCGATCCGGAGCATCAGGGGAGGGAGCTCAGCCTCGGCTCGCAGAGCCTCTAGCTTCGTCCACCTGGGCGCTCCGAGGATATGCCGCAGCGCGTCGTTCTGGCACCTCTCGAGAGAAGTCACGACGCTGTCTGAGAGGGACACCATCGCCACCGCCGCGTAGTCCGCAAGGGAACGGACGGCCTGTACGTAATAGTTTAAGGACTCGGTGCGTCGCCCCCGCTCTCGTGGTCGTCATCCTCCGCATCACGGTGAGCCGGCACTTCATCCTACTCTTCAGGTACTCAGCCTCCTTCGAGAAGGTGAGCCTGTGGTCGATCCACACTCCAAGGTACTGGTACGCTGTGCACCACTCGAGTCGAACACCCTGTATCCTCAGGCTCTGCTCAGGCGTCGGGCCGAGGACCGACATCGCCCTCGACTTCCCGGCTGAAACCGAGAGACCTAGGTCTCTGCAGGCAGCGGTGACTGAGTCGAGAGCCTTCTGTGCCCATGAGAGCCTGTTGCCTCTACCTACGGCGACTAACGCGAGGTCGTCGGCGTAGCTGAGAAGGGTGACGATGCGTCCTAGCGGAAGCTTAGCAAGGGCTTCCATGAGGGCGTTGAAAAGCGTTGGGCTGAGGACGCCCCCTTGCGGAGTGCCGTTCTCGAAGCCCTGCTCGCTGGAGACATGGCCTTGGAACCTTACCTTTGCTGAGCGGTCGCGAAGGTAGTCGTGTGCCCAACTGAGCCGCCCTGACACACCTTTTGCCGCAAGAGCATCAGCTATGGCAGTGGGCGAGATCAGCTCGAAGGCCTTCTCTAGGTCGAGGAAGACCACAACAGCCGGCTGGTTGTTGATCGTGGACAGAAGGGAGGCCATGCTGTCAGCAGCACTCTTCCCCTCTGTGAACCCGTACACGTTGTGATGGGGCGGACCCATTTGCTACTGTAGGCGAGTCAGTACCATTCTCTCAGCTGTCTTGGCAGCACAGCTGATGAGAGAGATGGGCCGTGTCTTGCCTGGGTCCTTGGGTTTCGGTACCGGGTGGACGAGTGCCGCCTTCCAACGGACTGGAAGGCGACCCGCCTCCCAGGAGGCGTTGATGAGGGCCAGAAGGGCGCTCTCACCAGCCGACCCCATGTTGCGTAACATGGAGTAGGTAATACCATCCTCGCCGGGCGCGgtgtctctgcttctcttctctgctctcttcaGTTCTTCTCTTGTAAAGAGTGGGTCGGTGACTGCAGGCCGGGCCTCCGCACGCCGGATGCGGGCCAGCCTGCCTTGTAGTAGCTCCTGCTGCCTCCGTCGCACGTCTGGGGGCAGATTGCCTGCGGATGCGCTGTCCGCGTACGAACGGATGAGCCTTTCGGCTTCATCCTTCGGGGTGGGATGTGCGGCAGGCCTGGGAGGTCTCCCTCCCGTTGCCCGC includes:
- the LOC126992035 gene encoding uncharacterized protein LOC126992035, which encodes MGPPHHNVYGFTEGKSAADSMASLLSTINNQPAVVVFLDLEKAFELISPTAIADALAAKGVSGRLSWAHDYLRDRSAKVRFQGHVSSEQGFENGTPQGGVLSPTLFNALMEALAKLPLGRIVTLLSYADDLALVAVGRGNRLSWAQKALDSVTAACRDLGLSVSAGKSRAMSVLGPTPEQSLRIQGVRLEWCTAYQYLGVWIDHRLTFSKEAEYLKNSVVTSLERCQNDALRHILGAPRWTKLEALRAEAELPPLMLRIEQVAAAWAAKTVVRLSDTPARRRLLTSLAQDARLFTGRTWARGLARATRLSLPDVDLAGRGPDEKAEGYVDPPPWAADVARFHMEPLPFSKQQGSRETLLAHARGTLARTSSDGASVYYTDGSVDRERGRTAAAFVSGEETHGWRTGDHCSTLQAELVALLTALQHALRTDNKDINVYTDSMTALQTLRRDRVRDNIRLVTMTLDTLGRLRRDERAVTFAWIPSHAGVPGNEAADAAAKQALDQDRIAIEVPVSLQQLKRTAKRTTGRRALALVKDAEATSASLHWYANATGYETVPLPSSLARRDRVMIHRLRLGYPTVRSLIADYEGELSLHCLEDTDGPLVHYLLDCAQTGPLRTMAARRGYTPCGARRTAAARMVRYLTDDLGTLTRFLRQREPPRIPSVPLASLRLSGLDPI